GACGTCGCTTCCTCTTGTTGTGTCCTCCGTTTCTCCTTCTCGCCAGCTGGTGTCAAGTGATGCTGTCTCCGGACCGGTCCAGATGTGGCCCGCCGTGATGTCGTCGCgtcagcgccgtcgccaggTAGCGCTTAAGTCGAAGACTCCATTGGCGTTGCAACTGGAGGCGTTCGTCCGCCGCGAGCACCAGCAGTACCTACGCGAGCACCCGTCGTGTTCTCGAGCAGATTGTCTGCACATCTTCCGTGAAGTGTTGAACACGTTTGTGAACCACTTCTCCGAGTACAAGGGCATTCTCTCCATCATTCGCGATGAGTACGACGCGGCGCTAAACGAAATGTCTGAGAGGGTGAAGCAGATGCAGGTGGAGTACCTTGAGAGCCAAACCGACCGGGAGATGCACGCTATGGAGATCATTCAGCTGAAGGAATCCATGAATGCGACAATCAGCAACCAAAAGGCGCAGCTCAGTGCTGCCCAAGAGCTCGTGCATGCCATGCGTGATCAGGTCGCAGCGGCCGAGCACGCGAACACCTTGCTGACCTTGGAGATGGAGCAGAAACGAAAAACGCACTttgaagcgcagcagcaagtcAAGCTGCTGTCGAACGCAATGATTGAGGAGAGCTcgcgcacagctgcagcgcgcgacGCGACGCGCAAGATGAAGAAAGAAAATCAACTGCAGGAGGCGCGCATCAAGGTGCTGAAGGAGCATGTGGCAGAGTTGGAGGAATCCCTGAAACGGCAAACGTACGCGCAGATAGAAGGCCGCCAACTCTCAGCTGACACTGGTGCGGTAGCGGTTGACATGCGCGGATCATCGCCGCAAGCCAATTGGCCTCTTCATGAAGGAAGCGACGTGAAAACTGGCACCTATTCAAACCAGTTTGTCACTCATGTGCTTGCGCGCATCGATGCCCTGGAGATGAAGCTGACCATGGCCGCGAAAGAAGGCACGGCAGCGCTCGCAGACGCACCCTCCCTGCTTGATGCAGCGATTCACCCTGCCTCTGTGTCAAATCTGGAGGGCGCCTCCCCGGCAGCGAGAAACTCAGCGGATGCCGTGTTTCCTGTTATACGGGAGTGGCTGCAGCGAGAGGGTGTCGGCGAGGCCGAGGTCGAGCCGACGGATGTCATTGTCCCGCCGGGTCGAAACCCTAAGGAGGTTATGGGCTTTCTCTCCGCTACGCTGCCTGTCAAGCATCGTCACCTCTCCTTACAGGTGACACTCCAGCTGATGGAGTCGCTGTGGACTGCGCGGGCGCAAGCTCTGGACTCGTTACGACTGCCGCAGTTTTTTCTTGAGTGGCTGCAAACGCAGGCAGGCGACCCCAAGGAGGCAAAGGCACTCGGCGTTAACCTATTGGACACATGCCAGCATAACATTCACCACCCCGACTGCCGCGCTCTGCTCGCCGTGCTGAAAGGTTTTCTTCCAGAGGAGCTGGTGCACATgtgtcggcgccgcctcgcgcagctccgcttTTCCACCGCGAAATCCACCGCTACGCTTCACGACAAAATGTCATTTGACGCCTTCTTTGCGGAGGTGCGCGCTGTTTGCCCAGAAAAGTCGTTGGCCAACATGCTGCATCTGCGCTTCACCGTCTTTCGCAGAAGAAACACggcgggggaggtggagctgagcCATGTGCTCTCCGAAGATTCCTACTTTGTGACGCTGTTCAAGTGGCAGTGGGTGCAGGAAGTGGAGGCCTTCACGCTGCGCGTAGTCGAGGGCATCCGGGATGAAGGCGACGAGAAACGGAACATTGTGGCCCTTAACAAGGCGACGCGCCTCCTGCAACGGCTCGACGCGGCGCTGGGTGAGGCGGTCTACACCTACGTTTCACTTGCATGTCAGCGACCCGTCATTGATGTTTCCACCGCCGAAGGTGTCACGGTCCCACTGAACGCAATGTTGCTCCGCTTTCGCTCCTCTGTGTTGCTTTATCGCCGGAGCCCCGAGGATGTCATGGATACCTGAGCTTCGTCTCTCACTGGCACTGAGCGTGGTTTCTCATCGCACTCCAACGCATGCGCATGCGTGCCTTTGATGTATTCGGCAGTCGCGTCTGCGTTTTCGCTTTCCGTTATCCCGCGCGCGACGATTTGTTTGGCGgttttctttctcgctttgtTTTCCCAATTGAACTCCCGTTGCACTCTTTGTACAGTCTCACACCATTTTTCAAATCACACCAGCGCGACACCGCAAAACCCAAGAGTATGACAGCGCGGCGATCACCCACCAGGGTCGCGTATCGCATCATCCAACTGCGATCCCGTCATCACTGATGAGCACTTCTGTCtggccccctcctccttgcctcTTACCTCTCCCAAAGCGGTGTACTTTTCGTGTAGCGTCGACGCTGTACTAAGGCGACTGCCTTTTTCTGTGGTGGCACCACGTGATTAAATTTTTGGGAGAGCGTTACTGTCCCCACTCACTGTtgaagcggcggcgccctGGCCGCACACATGCGTTTCTTTCCGCTTTCTGGctcatgtctctctctgtctttttctCTCACATTTCTTCCTGAATGGGGCCATGGACGTGCTCCTGTCATGTGCACTCTGCCACGCACGTTAGATGGCCTTGATAGTGTCGGCACTCACCCATAAATACGCTCAGAAGGCACGAAAGGAAGCGAGTTCTGGTGAATGGGGTGTGTGCAAGCCCAGCGCAACATCCACAGCgtagaggaagagagcgcgagaTAGTACTGACTCAACGTCCACCGTAGCTCTTCTCTGGCAAGCCATGAAGCCAACATCTCACTGTCTGCGACGGTTTGCTGCAGGGCCGCTTATTTTGTCACATTTCATCTGCCGAGGTCCAGCGCTGTCTTTTTCTGCTCACGCCGCCTCATCGCAAACTTCGGTCGAACCGCGCACAGGAGGCTCTTCCTTCGCGCGTCACGCTGCAAGAGTGACAACGCCACGGACAACTCTTTCACTGGACGTCAACCTGCGCAGAACTCTCCGAAGTCTACTCATTGAGCGTCTG
This portion of the Leishmania panamensis strain MHOM/PA/94/PSC-1 chromosome 27 sequence genome encodes:
- a CDS encoding hypothetical protein (TriTrypDB/GeneDB-style sysID: LpmP.27.0320); its protein translation is MIHHSEPPRPSVQNASAPQKVRVPLSRGRHQRHGPTVPPLDRGAYHLTPLDRALATVAAPHSPAPAQTTSLPLVVSSVSPSRQLVSSDAVSGPVQMWPAVMSSRQRRRQVALKSKTPLALQLEAFVRREHQQYLREHPSCSRADCLHIFREVLNTFVNHFSEYKGILSIIRDEYDAALNEMSERVKQMQVEYLESQTDREMHAMEIIQLKESMNATISNQKAQLSAAQELVHAMRDQVAAAEHANTLLTLEMEQKRKTHFEAQQQVKLLSNAMIEESSRTAAARDATRKMKKENQLQEARIKVLKEHVAELEESLKRQTYAQIEGRQLSADTGAVAVDMRGSSPQANWPLHEGSDVKTGTYSNQFVTHVLARIDALEMKLTMAAKEGTAALADAPSLLDAAIHPASVSNLEGASPAARNSADAVFPVIREWLQREGVGEAEVEPTDVIVPPGRNPKEVMGFLSATLPVKHRHLSLQVTLQLMESLWTARAQALDSLRLPQFFLEWLQTQAGDPKEAKALGVNLLDTCQHNIHHPDCRALLAVLKGFLPEELVHMCRRRLAQLRFSTAKSTATLHDKMSFDAFFAEVRAVCPEKSLANMLHLRFTVFRRRNTAGEVELSHVLSEDSYFVTLFKWQWVQEVEAFTLRVVEGIRDEGDEKRNIVALNKATRLLQRLDAALGEAVYTYVSLACQRPVIDVSTAEGVTVPLNAMLLRFRSSVLLYRRSPEDVMDT